A stretch of Porites lutea chromosome 5, jaPorLute2.1, whole genome shotgun sequence DNA encodes these proteins:
- the LOC140938922 gene encoding trace amine-associated receptor 13c-like — MTANDTVIFGTSSTDNGMVNELHYTPSLFTGILVTAVDGTIAIVGTLGNVLVLTVIFVQIRFSTVSNILIANLATIDLVTAALLIPGDIYRHVCYRMGFCHVSHTFVLLHRILAQFVVSAAAVSLFVIAVERFIAVAFPFRYRSLFTRAWAKACVALTWTVGTFITGVFHGLKIVYIQNVILIFLVLLTFSIYVYIFSVALKHEKKIAAMRSQVPNFQRSSPLPWERKSAQTMGIVLGVYILCWVPSVVFYSVVRTDDWLFPRLQFWINSVYYLNAVLNPFIYGVRSARFRKEVRRLIKSFRARRLFSYNTS, encoded by the coding sequence ATGACTGCCAACGATACCGTCATATTTGGTACGTCTTCAACGGATAATGGCATGGTAAACGAGCTGCACTACACTCCGAGTTTATTTACTGGCATTCTAGTTACTGCTGTTGATGGGACAATTGCAATCGTTGGAACGCTTGGAAATGTTCTGGTATTAACAGTCATTTTTGTGCAGATACGATTTTCAACAGTCTCGAACATCTTAATTGCAAACCTTGCTACGATAGATCTGGTGACAGCGGCCTTACTGATACCGGGAGATATCTACCGGCATGTGTGCTATAGGATGGGTTTCTGCCATGTTTCTCATACGTTCGTGCTACTACACCGTATTCTTGCTCAGTTTGTGGTCAGCGCGGCTGCCGTGAGTCTATTTGTAATAGCAGTTGAACGCTTCATCGCTGTGGCTTTTCCTTTTCGCTACCGGTCTCTGTTCACTAGAGCCTGGGCCAAAGCCTGTGTCGCCTTAACGTGGACTGTAGGAACATTCATCACGGGAGTTTTCCACGGTCTAAAGATTGTTTACATTCAGAAcgtaattttgattttcctaGTACTATTGACGTTTTCCATTTATGTTTACATCTTCTCCGTCGCCTTAAAGCACGAGAAAAAAATTGCTGCGATGCGCTCGCAGGTTCCGAATTTCCAGCGTTCCTCTCCACTTCCCTGGGAGCGTAAATCAGCTCAAACAATGGGCATCGTTTTGGGAGTGTATATTCTTTGTTGGGTACCATCCGTGGTGTTTTATTCAGTTGTTCGAACAGATGATTGGTTATTCCCGAGATTGCAGTTCTGGATAAACTCTGTTTATTACTTGAATGCAGTACTAAATCCTTTTATATATGGTGTGAGAAGCGCAAGGTTTCGTAAAGAGGTAAGACGACTCATCAAGtcttttcgggcccgaagatTGTTTTCTTATAACACTTCATAA